Proteins co-encoded in one Rhopalosiphum maidis isolate BTI-1 chromosome 2, ASM367621v3, whole genome shotgun sequence genomic window:
- the LOC113553102 gene encoding dopamine N-acetyltransferase-like isoform X1, with translation MENVIPSSQSRRQSSIVVLHNFNCYSSSTVNSVTIISEKMASSIKIDNGFAIKLSSHQLFQKKIYYSNIMDEANQAKFTYSIVPITTKDKHTVAAFLRKFFFRDEPLNVAIQLLEETDSAAKLENYCISYLQYGMTFMAVSQTGDIMGVILNNIMHRDDEEEEEEEDDETCNDNLKFKDIVVLLDKIKREADVFAQYKNVNRILEIKIVTVNEAYRGQGVCKALIDKTKEYALEMGCQMIYVECTSHYSAKAVERLGFQCIYSLAYNDYVNEHGEMVFKTQSPHRGAKVFVLPL, from the exons ATGGAGAATGTGATACCAAGTTCACAGAGTCGTCGTCAGAGTTCAATTGTTGTActccataattttaattgttattcttCGTCTACTGTAAACAGTGTGACAATTATTAGCGAAAAAATGGCATCTTCAATCAAAATTGATAATGGCTTCGCCATCAAACTTTCATCTCATCAActg tttcagaaaaaaatatattacagtaacATTATGGATGAAGCAAACCAAGCAAAATTTACTTACAGCATAGTGCCTATCACTACCAAAGATAAACATACTGTGGCTGCTTTCCTAAGAAAGTTCTTTTTCCGAGATGAACCATTGAACGTGGCGATACAATTATTGGAAGAAACAGATTCAGCAGCGAAACTTGAGAATTACTGCATTAGCTATTtacaatatg GAATGACATTTATGGCAGTATCTCAAACTGGTGACATAATGGGTGTGattttgaacaatataatGCATAGAGATgatgaagaagaagaagaagaagaggATGATGAAACATGTAATGACAATTTGAAGTTTAAGGATATTGTGGTTCTCTTAGACAAAATTAAGCGAGAAGCAGACGTGTTTGcccaatataaaaatgtaaatcgtatattggaaataaaaatcgttACAGTAAATGAAGCTTATAGGGGCCAAGGAGTATGCAAGGCGCTGATCGATAAAACTAA agaaTATGCGTTGGAAATGGGTTGTCAAATGATTTACGTTGAGTGCACCAGTCATTATTCTGCTAAAGCTGTCGAAAGACTTGGATTTCAATGCATATATTCACTGGCTTATAACGATTACGTAAACGAACATGGTGAGATGGTGTTCAAAACACAATCACCACATAGAGGTGCCAAAGTGTTTGTGTTACCTTTGTAA
- the LOC113553102 gene encoding dopamine N-acetyltransferase-like isoform X2, with the protein MDEANQAKFTYSIVPITTKDKHTVAAFLRKFFFRDEPLNVAIQLLEETDSAAKLENYCISYLQYGMTFMAVSQTGDIMGVILNNIMHRDDEEEEEEEDDETCNDNLKFKDIVVLLDKIKREADVFAQYKNVNRILEIKIVTVNEAYRGQGVCKALIDKTKEYALEMGCQMIYVECTSHYSAKAVERLGFQCIYSLAYNDYVNEHGEMVFKTQSPHRGAKVFVLPL; encoded by the exons ATGGATGAAGCAAACCAAGCAAAATTTACTTACAGCATAGTGCCTATCACTACCAAAGATAAACATACTGTGGCTGCTTTCCTAAGAAAGTTCTTTTTCCGAGATGAACCATTGAACGTGGCGATACAATTATTGGAAGAAACAGATTCAGCAGCGAAACTTGAGAATTACTGCATTAGCTATTtacaatatg GAATGACATTTATGGCAGTATCTCAAACTGGTGACATAATGGGTGTGattttgaacaatataatGCATAGAGATgatgaagaagaagaagaagaagaggATGATGAAACATGTAATGACAATTTGAAGTTTAAGGATATTGTGGTTCTCTTAGACAAAATTAAGCGAGAAGCAGACGTGTTTGcccaatataaaaatgtaaatcgtatattggaaataaaaatcgttACAGTAAATGAAGCTTATAGGGGCCAAGGAGTATGCAAGGCGCTGATCGATAAAACTAA agaaTATGCGTTGGAAATGGGTTGTCAAATGATTTACGTTGAGTGCACCAGTCATTATTCTGCTAAAGCTGTCGAAAGACTTGGATTTCAATGCATATATTCACTGGCTTATAACGATTACGTAAACGAACATGGTGAGATGGTGTTCAAAACACAATCACCACATAGAGGTGCCAAAGTGTTTGTGTTACCTTTGTAA